The following is a genomic window from Bacteroidales bacterium.
AATTATTGCCTGAGCAAGATCTCCAACAGTTGAGGCTGGTGCTTTCTGGACAAAAATATCTCCCGGATTTCCATTTTGAAAAGCAAAAAGCACCAGATCAAGTGATTCATCAAGAGACATCAGGAACCTTGTCATTGAGGGGTCTGTGACAGTTAATGTTTTATTTTCCTTAGCCTGTTTTATAAACAAAGGAATAACTGAACCTCTGGAAGCCATTACATTTCCATAACGTGTGCAGCAAAAAACAGTTTCTGTTGAAACCCTGCTGGAAGCAATAATAATTTTCTCCATCATAGCTTTAGATATTCCCATTGCATTTACAGGATAAACGGCTTTATCTGTACTAAGAGAGATGAAACGCTTTACTTTATTTGCAATTGCTGCCTTGGCAACATTCTCGCTTCCCATAATGTTTGTGAGAACGGCCTGACTAGGGTAAAACTCGCAAGAAGGAACCTGTTTAAGAGCAGCAGCATGAAAAACAAAATCTACCCCCACCATAGCATTATTTATGCTGTCATAATCTCTTACATCACCAATATAATATTTGATTTTTGGTTATTATAAACCCTGCGCATATCATCCTGCTTCTTCTCATCACGCGAAAAAATCCTGATTTCCTTGATTTCAGTATTTATGGATCTTTTCAGGACTGCATTTCCAAAGGAACCTGTTCCGCCTGTAATAAGTAATACCTTATTCTTATACATATTTTTAATAAGTTTGTTATTAATTATTTCTATGTAAATCTATTAACCACAAAGGTCACAAAGGATCTACACAAAGTACACAAAGAATATATTTAATCATTTTTATTACTTATCTGATTTTAGATCTATCTTCTCATTTATAAAGAACTTCATGACTGAATGGAATACTCTTTTCCTCAGACTTTCCTTATGTGTCATCTTTTCCATTTTCATATTATCTAATCCAAAAGACTCGAGAAGTTTTACGTACTCAGTATAAATCTCAAGCAAAACTTTTTTTATAGAAACAAAAGCATATATTGAACCGGCATTCCATATAGTATCACTTTCTTTTCGTAATGAAGAGAAGTGATAAATAATCAATGGTTCTCCATTTACGAAATATCGTTCATTCTGTTTTGTAAACTTATAGTTAGTAGCATTCCAGTGACATACATTTACTCCGATGTTCTCAATTATCTTCACTCCTTCATATCGTTCAGGCCATGAATCGAGGAAGATCTGATCTGAAAAGAATTTCAGTTTATATCCGGGTATCTCAGGATACCAACTATCACAGTCTGACTTCCAATCTCTCAGACATTTTAAACCAGTTTCTGAGTTTCGGAATAAATTAACACCTACATTGTATTTACCGTAGCTTCTTGTAAATAGGTCTATAATAGGATGAAGCCGGTGGGAGCAAAATCCAACTGAGGAATCCGAAAACTCTTCATATAAGGAATTCAATGAGTCATAAACGTATACATCCGCATCAAGATAAAGCAATATATTAATCCCGGGATACTTTTCGATTAAATATAAGCAGAGATTGGGTGTCGCACTAAAATAATATTGCTTTTTATCTTCAAATTTCAATATTGAAGTATTAAAATAAGTATTATACTCATCAATGGAGATTGGAGTAAGGTTCTTATCATTCAAATTTTAAGAAATTCATATGATTCCTTATCAAAAGTGAGTACAAAAAATCAAAATCTTTATGATACTGTTTTACAGAATAGAATAATGCCAATCCTCTGGGCAAAAAATTAATATCAAAATAGGTACAGATGTATTTCTTATCAATCATTTATAAAATGGCTTAAAGGCGTAAAGGCGCAGAGGCACAACGGCGCAAAGGCAATATTTAGGTTTGAGCATATCAATTCCTTTTTAGTGCAAAGTGATTCATTACATCGCAGACTCTGTAAATTTCATCTTCTGTATTTCCGTAGGATATTGGCAGACTTAAGATAGTGTCATGTATTTCCTTTGCAATTGGAGAAATCTGGTTATCTATGATTCCTTTCATTGCAGTTTGTAAATAGGGAGGAATCGGGTAATGAATCTCTGAATGTATACCATTTTCTCGTAAATATGCCTTGAGTTTGTCTCGGTCGGGAGTCCTGATATTGTAAATATGAAATACATCGTGAAACCTGTCTTCCAGCACAGGTTTAATAAATGTGTCATTAAGATTTTCAAAATATATGTTCGCCAATCGTCTCTTATGTTCTGTAATCTTATTAAGGTGTTTTAGTTTAACTCTCAGGAATGCAGCCTGAATTTCATCCAATCTGGAATTGACACCAATCATGTCATTCTTATATTTTACTTTTGACCCATAATTCCTGATGATTTTTGCGGTATCATAGTAGTCTTCATTATTTGTGATCAGCGCCCCGGCATCGCCGAGTGCACCCAGATTTTTTGTAGGATAAAAGCTATATGCTCCAAAATCTCCAAAAGTTCCCGCCATTCTGTTTTCAAAAGTAGCTCCATGAGCCTGGGCACAGTCTTCAATGACTTTTAGATTGTGTACTTTGGCTATTCCCAACACTTTATCCATTTCACAGCATTTGCCGTATAAATGGACAACCATAATTGCTTTTGTTTTTGATGTAACTTTTTCAGAAATTTTGCTTGGATTTATGTTGTATGTCAGTATATCCGGTTCAACTAATATTGGCTTAAGTCCATTGTTTATGATGGAGAGAATTGTAGCAATATAAGTATTCGAAGGTACTATGATCTCACTTCCTTTCTTAAAATTTAAAACCCGCAGAGCGATTGATAAAGCGTCCAAACCTGAAGCTAAACCTGCACAATACCGTGAACCACAATATGCTGAGAATTCTTCTTCAAATTTATTGACATTAGTGCCCAGAATAAACCATCCAGAATCAAGAACCTGAGCAAATTCCCTCTTGTAATCTTCAAGAAACTCCTGATTTGACTTATTTAGATTTTCGTATAATATCTCTTTACTCATATGGTTCAAAAATATAATCGTCTGCATCATAATATTCTGAAGCGAAAACCATAAGTATGCAATCTTTAGTAAACCTATCCATCCAATGATAGTCTTCAGGGTTAATAATCAAGCATTTTGATGGCGAATCCAACAAATATTCTTCAACTTGTTGGCCTTCTCCAGACTGACTAACTATTCTGCATTTTCCCTGCAATACCAACGCAGCCTGAATGGTCTGTTTGTGTCGATGAAATCCCCGATCAGAATTATCAACGCCGTAAATGTAAAATACTCTTTTAATTGCAAAAGGGATAACTTTCTCGATAACGGTCAGATTTCCTCTGTGGTCTGTGAAGGTTTTAAGATTGACTAGGTGGGCCATTGTAATGTTGGTTTTTAAACTCGAGGTAACAAAGAAAACGGAAATAATCAACCACCCCGGCCGGGAAAAAGGGCCTCTTAAAAGCAAGATAATCAGCACTCCCGGCCACCCCTCCTTCAAAAGGAGGGGAGACTTTTACTTATTCAATGAAGCCAATTTTTAAACATTAAAGAAATAGACTCTTATTATATCTAATATCTCTTTATGATGAATAATCAGATTCAACATTTTCTTTTGAATAAATACCCTTTATAAAGAGATTTTATATTTATCCTTTCATTAATATCA
Proteins encoded in this region:
- a CDS encoding DegT/DnrJ/EryC1/StrS family aminotransferase, translated to MSKEILYENLNKSNQEFLEDYKREFAQVLDSGWFILGTNVNKFEEEFSAYCGSRYCAGLASGLDALSIALRVLNFKKGSEIIVPSNTYIATILSIINNGLKPILVEPDILTYNINPSKISEKVTSKTKAIMVVHLYGKCCEMDKVLGIAKVHNLKVIEDCAQAHGATFENRMAGTFGDFGAYSFYPTKNLGALGDAGALITNNEDYYDTAKIIRNYGSKVKYKNDMIGVNSRLDEIQAAFLRVKLKHLNKITEHKRRLANIYFENLNDTFIKPVLEDRFHDVFHIYNIRTPDRDKLKAYLRENGIHSEIHYPIPPYLQTAMKGIIDNQISPIAKEIHDTILSLPISYGNTEDEIYRVCDVMNHFALKRN
- a CDS encoding FdtA/QdtA family cupin domain-containing protein is translated as MAHLVNLKTFTDHRGNLTVIEKVIPFAIKRVFYIYGVDNSDRGFHRHKQTIQAALVLQGKCRIVSQSGEGQQVEEYLLDSPSKCLIINPEDYHWMDRFTKDCILMVFASEYYDADDYIFEPYE